The stretch of DNA TGGAACCTTAGTGGATCAAAACGATTTGGTTGTGGAATTAGAAGATTAATACCAATGCATAAATACAAAAAAGGATGTTCAAATTGAACATCCTTTTTTGTATGATTTAAAATCCTGTTTTAGATCGTGTTTTTAACCAACCGGTAATACTGTAACGGGGTTGCTTAACAGGTAATACTTCGTGCGGAATGGTTTTACTATCAAAAATAGCCAATCGGCCAGCAACGAGTAAAACATTTAAAGTTTCTTCGGTTGCATCTTCTTTCGGAAGATATAACGCCAATTGTCCACCAAATTCATCTTTCAAATCTTCATCATTCAAATAGAAAACCATCGATAATGTACGACAATCATCGTTTTTAAAAGCATCGACGTGACGTTAGTAGAATGTACCATCCGGATATATTGCATAATGAAATTCTTTTTCTTCAATCCCCATATAACAAGTACGATTCAAGTAGTGGACAAAATCATTCACTTTAGCGAAAAACATAGCTTCTACTTCATTCGGATGAGCTTCATCAATCCAACGATTTTATCCCTCGTATCGAACGAATAATCTTATCATTGGTCGCATTTCCAATCGTAGCTTGATGAAAATCGTGAAGATTATTTTGTTGTATTGCGTAATCGCGTAATGCAGTCGTCTATTCTTTAGATAAAAAACTTTCTGAAATGGAATACTTCTGATGTAACAAATAATCAATAAATCAATTCACTTGATAAATAAATCGATCCAAATCCAATAACAAATAATTGATTGATTGTACGCGTCGCCGATTGTATTTGATTCAACATTAAGATCCGGTTATGCAAATCATCTGCACGATAATAACCTCCATGATTAAAATTCACCGATGAATTTGCCATTGCGAAATTATTATCAAAATTAAATTGTAACCAACGTTTTTTTATATTCCCAATAATGGACAACCCTTCGGTATAGTTTGCAAATTTTCGCTCATTGTACATGTACCAAACAAAAGGAGGAAAATTTTCCGATTGCAATTCTTCTTGCCATATATCGCGTAAAATATTCCGTTGATGGATAAACTCCACCTTACGCCCTTTTGGATTAAGCGTTGCAAATCCCAATCCAGCCCCTAATCCTCCTCCTGCAATATCTACAATATTTCCTACTTTATCATCCGCTATTATAGCACTCGCCACAGAAGTTAATGCTCCAGCTACAATAGAATAATACACCAAACGGTTGTTGTGATTGTTATTGATATTATCCACATAATAAGCCATCTGTGTTACACGCTCCCCTTCACAATCAAATTCTGCAGCAACCGCATCCAATTCGGTGAGAGCGATGGTAATTTTACTCTGAATGGCCGATTTTAACTGCAAAACATTTAATTGTGCTTCCACCGACTTTTGTTGTTTTAAACGTTCTATTTGATGAACTTCATCCAATGATTCCAAAGCATTGAGAATTAAAATACTTTGATCTGAAAACGTTTCGGATAAACTTCGATTAGCATAAAGAATAGAATCTGAATTAAAGGACGGTATTTGCTTGCTGTAATTGTAATGAAATGGAGCTTTACAATAACTATTACGAAGCGAAAGAATATTATCATTCATATTTCTCTACCGTTGAGAAACACAAGATGTAAAAAACAGGACAAGAATTAAAAACCTCATAATCAGAATTAAACTACAAAGTTAGGATTTTAGGCGGATATTTGGATAATGGACAATTTTATTTATACCTTGAAGCTTGTGAAAAACAAGAAAAGAATGAGTATTTCAATTAAAGAAACCCAAGAAATTGTAAATCAATTACTGCAATTAGATGTAAACAAACAACCAGAATGGGGAATCATGACCCCTCAACACATGGTAGAACACTTAATTGTTTCAATGAAAATGTCGAACGGCGGATTTATTATTCCATGCCGTACACCTAAGGAAATGATTCCGAAATACAAAGAAATCGTTCTAAATCCAGCGATTGAGATGGAACGTGGAATTAAAGCAGGTGGAATGGACGGTTTATTGGATTTAAGATATCCTTCAATGCAAACTGCCATCGAAAAATTAGCTTCCGAAATTGAGAAATTCCATACCTATTTCCAAGAAAATCCGGGCGCATTAGTGATGAATCCTGTCGTAGATGAAATTGGCTACGAAGATTGGATCATCTTCCATAACAAACATTTTAAACACCATTTTACCCAATTTGGTTTAGCATAATATGTAAATCCGAAAGTGAATCTTTCGGATTTTTTAATGAGTTACTTTGATTGAAAACACAGTCATTGCAATTAATAATGCGAAAAAACAAACGGTCGATAAGGTTAAAATCAATGTTCCTTTTGTAAATACGATAAACCAACTTTGTTGATAAACACGTTTCAAAGCCAACCAGAAGTAAATAATGATATAAGCGATGGCGATATAATCGACAATATCAAAGACAAACATCCATACATCTCCTACAGGAGTTTTCATAATGGAATCATTAAAATAACTCTCGAGGGTTGAAAACATACTAACCAATAAAATCATGGAAAAAAAATGCAATGTAAATATCCCATGTGCATAATAATACCATCGCTGTTTCGAATGAAATAGCCACAGGATAAAAGCAAATAAAGGAAGAAAAATAAATATAGCGCGCGGTAAATTATGAATAAATGAATCGATTATACGATCTGCGATTTGTTCTTTATTAAAGCCTCTATCATGCATTTCGATGTATTTTTCAGCCAATGGCTTATAAATCAATCGATCGCTAAACGTTAGATGACGTGTTTTAGAATCTACTTGGTACAATTCCTCTTTCAAAAATGTTGCAAAATCCTCCTCCTCATTCGTACCCGAAAAATTGATGCTGATGGATTCTTTATGATGCACAAAAGAACCTACAAGGGGAGGAATAAAAAATGCTAAAAAACTAATAAAGATATAGAGTTTAACAGGCGAAACATATCGCATCCTTTTGCCCTTCAAATAAATGTTCGTGAGCTGTCCCGGAGAGCAAATCAAGATTTTGAAGGTATCCCAAAACTGACCGTCATAATGGGTAAAATCCTCAATAAAATGTTGGATCAAATAATGATAAGGTGCATTATTTTCTATGTTTTCTTGACCACAATGCGAACAAAATCGGTCCGGAACAGTTTCGCCACAATTCAAGCAGTCCTTTGCTGCTCTTAATTTTGGATGACTCATAAGCTCGTGCGTTAATTCATGCTACGAATTTATACATTTTTATGCGGAATTGCGAATACTTAAATATTTTAATTAATTAAATATCAATACTTTACTTGTATACCTGCAGATTTCACAATTATCGAGGATAATAATTGCGAGACATGAATTAATTTTGACTAATCAATAAAATAAAACGAATGAAAAATTTTAAATTAAATAACGGAATTGAAATTCCAGCCATTGGATTTGGGACTTGGCAAATTGAAGAAGGAGAAAATGCTTACAATGCTGTAAAAACTGCAATCGAAAAAGGATATACTCACATTGATACAGCAGCTGTCTATGGAAATGAAGTGAGCGTTGGTAAAGCCATTAAAGATTCGGGTGTGGCACGTGAAGATCTATTTGTGACAACGAAGTTATGGAACGATATGCGTGGTGAAGAAAATGCAAAAAAAGCATTTGAAGAATCCATCACAAAATTAGGATTGGAATATGTTGATTTATACCTTTTACATTGGCCTGCGAATGCAACACAATTCCCTGAAAATTGGAAAGAAATCAATGCTGCCTCTTGGAAAGCTTTAGAAGAATTACAAGCGGAAGGAAAAATCAAAGCCATTGGAGTAAGTAACTTTATGGTAAAACATTTAGAAGCCTTATTAGAAACGGCTAAGGTAATTCCTGCGGTCAACCAAATTGAATTCCACCCAGGATATACACAAGAAGAGGTGGTTGAATTATGTAAAGCCAACAATATCTTAGTGCAAGCATGGTCTCCACTTGGTTCTGGTCGTATCTTACAGAATGAAACCGTAAAAGCGATTGCAGCAAATCATGAAGTTTCTGTAGGTCAAGTGTGTATCCAATTTGCCATACAGCAAGGGGTTTTACCTTTACCAAAATCGGAGAATCCAATAAATATTGAAAATAATTTAAACACTAATTTTGAATTAAGTTCAGAAGAAATTGAGCAATTAACGACATTAAAAGAAAATGGATTTTCTGGGCTTGTTCCAGATGAAGTGGCATTTTAATGAAAACAAAATGCTTCTAAAATGAAGCATTTTTTCTTTAAAATCCTATATTTGCAATCATTTTAGCCCCATAGTTTAATTGAATAAAATGTCAGATTCCGGTTCTGTTGATACGGGTTTGAATCCCGTTGGGGTTATTTTTTACCATTTTTTATTTTTTACTCTTCTTATTGTGTTGATTAATAATTTTTTAATTAATTTTAGATTATTACACAATAATCAATATGAAGAAATAATTACTTTCGCTTTTTGCTATAGTAACTATGGCAACATCTTTTGGTCAAATTTATTAAACTCAAAATGCAGGAATTCCAATGGCTTCAGCTGGTGTTCGTGATTTCTCAATCGTAGATGCACAAACAAGTTGAGTGACATTTTATGATGGATCAGGTGGTGGAACTTATCCACGTTATGGTGGTTCAAACTGGTCAACAAATTTAGTTTCTGCATTACCTACAACAGCATTAATTTCTGATGTGCAAGGAATTAATAGCACAACTGCTTATATTGTAACTACACCAACAGGATCTAATGGAGCAGCAAACGGTTTATGGAAAACTGAAAATAGTGGACAAGCATGGACAAAAGTTCAAGGAGTGTTCGGAAATCAATCCTTTGGAAATATTGTATACATGTGGCCTAATGGAACTGGAATAGCCATTGGTGATCCAGTAAATAACCGTTATAAAATGTATAAAACGACAGATGGAGGTACAACTTGGAGCACTTTAACAACTGCACCAACTCCATTAACATCAAGTGAATATGGATATGTTGGAGGTAAAGTTGTATTTGAGAATCATATTTGGTTAACTCCAAATACGGGTCGTATCTTACAATCATCTGACTATGGTGTAACTTGGAATTCTTATTCTGCTCCAATTGATGATTTCGCAGGAGAAGATTCATGTGGTTCAATGAGTTTCTCAAGTCCAACATATGGTTTATTGGTGGATAATTTCTCTTTCTTATGGTATACAGAAGTTTCTGGTAGAAACTGGGATATTAAAGATGCAGTAAACTATTTTGATGGAGATGTAAAACATGTTCCTGGAACTGCAAATACATTTGTAACTACAGGAATATCTCAAACATCTAGTTTAGGTTTTGGTACAGCATATAGCCATGATGGTGGTAATACTTGGACGCAATTAGATTCAGATGAACAACGTGGTACAATCGGTGTAAAAGATTGTTCTACAATGTACGTTGGACAATTTACAAGTAGTGAACAAGGTGCTGGTGGAATTTTAAAACTAGCGAATCCAATCCCTGGGTGTGAAAACTTAGGTTTAAATCCAGTAGCAACAAATAAAGTGGAATTAAAAGCTGTTGTTTCGAATCAAACATTAAATGTTGTTTCTAACAAAGAAATTAAAGAAGTTTTAGTTGTTGATATGACAGGTAAATCAGTAACAAAATCAGATAAAGTTTCTGTAAATGTTGCTCAATTAACTCCAGGTACTTATGTGGCACGTGTTGCTTATACAGATGGTGCTTTTGATACAGTTAAATTTGTTGTAAAATAATTACACATTCATTTTATATAAGAGGGCAAAGTAAAACTTTGCCCTTTTTTTATTCAAAATCGAATTTTCCGTTGAATTAATAAATACATTTGCACAAAAATTAATTCATTGGAAATCGAAATTATTGCACTGCTCTGCTCTATTGCATTCTGTGCAGGCTTTGTAGATTCTATTGTAGGTGGAGGTGGACTTATCCAAACCCCTTTATCCCTTGCAACACTTCCACAACTTCCCGTATCCACGGTAATTGGAACATTAAAAATACCCGCTTTCTTCGGTACAGCATTAGCTACATCTCAATATTTAAAGTCCATTAAAATTCAATGGAAATTATTCGGGATTATGGCTGTCGTTGCTTTTATTTCAGCTTATTTGGGATCCAAATTATTAACCATAATGGATAATGATTTTATGAAACCCTTATTATTCGTTGTTTTAATTCTCCTTTTTATCTATACCGTATTTAAAAAAGATTTTGGACAAGCTAAATCAAGATCCATTACCTTCAAAAACAGCGTTATCAAAGGAATTCTTATTGCATTTGCTGTCGGCATGTATGATGGATTTATTGGTCCAGCTACAGGAACATTTTTTATTGTTGCATTTGTGTCCATGTTGCGAATGGATTTTCTACAAGCATCTGCTACTGCCAAATTAGTCAATTTAGCGAC from Faecalibacter sp. LW9 encodes:
- a CDS encoding 2OG-Fe(II) oxygenase, which codes for MVFYLNDEDLKDEFGGQLALYLPKEDATEETLNVLLVAGRLAIFDSKTIPHEVLPVKQPRYSITGWLKTRSKTGF
- a CDS encoding DUF1569 domain-containing protein produces the protein MSISIKETQEIVNQLLQLDVNKQPEWGIMTPQHMVEHLIVSMKMSNGGFIIPCRTPKEMIPKYKEIVLNPAIEMERGIKAGGMDGLLDLRYPSMQTAIEKLASEIEKFHTYFQENPGALVMNPVVDEIGYEDWIIFHNKHFKHHFTQFGLA
- a CDS encoding DUF3667 domain-containing protein, with amino-acid sequence MSHPKLRAAKDCLNCGETVPDRFCSHCGQENIENNAPYHYLIQHFIEDFTHYDGQFWDTFKILICSPGQLTNIYLKGKRMRYVSPVKLYIFISFLAFFIPPLVGSFVHHKESISINFSGTNEEEDFATFLKEELYQVDSKTRHLTFSDRLIYKPLAEKYIEMHDRGFNKEQIADRIIDSFIHNLPRAIFIFLPLFAFILWLFHSKQRWYYYAHGIFTLHFFSMILLVSMFSTLESYFNDSIMKTPVGDVWMFVFDIVDYIAIAYIIIYFWLALKRVYQQSWFIVFTKGTLILTLSTVCFFALLIAMTVFSIKVTH
- a CDS encoding aldo/keto reductase yields the protein MKNFKLNNGIEIPAIGFGTWQIEEGENAYNAVKTAIEKGYTHIDTAAVYGNEVSVGKAIKDSGVAREDLFVTTKLWNDMRGEENAKKAFEESITKLGLEYVDLYLLHWPANATQFPENWKEINAASWKALEELQAEGKIKAIGVSNFMVKHLEALLETAKVIPAVNQIEFHPGYTQEEVVELCKANNILVQAWSPLGSGRILQNETVKAIAANHEVSVGQVCIQFAIQQGVLPLPKSENPINIENNLNTNFELSSEEIEQLTTLKENGFSGLVPDEVAF
- a CDS encoding T9SS type A sorting domain-containing protein, which gives rise to MTFYDGSGGGTYPRYGGSNWSTNLVSALPTTALISDVQGINSTTAYIVTTPTGSNGAANGLWKTENSGQAWTKVQGVFGNQSFGNIVYMWPNGTGIAIGDPVNNRYKMYKTTDGGTTWSTLTTAPTPLTSSEYGYVGGKVVFENHIWLTPNTGRILQSSDYGVTWNSYSAPIDDFAGEDSCGSMSFSSPTYGLLVDNFSFLWYTEVSGRNWDIKDAVNYFDGDVKHVPGTANTFVTTGISQTSSLGFGTAYSHDGGNTWTQLDSDEQRGTIGVKDCSTMYVGQFTSSEQGAGGILKLANPIPGCENLGLNPVATNKVELKAVVSNQTLNVVSNKEIKEVLVVDMTGKSVTKSDKVSVNVAQLTPGTYVARVAYTDGAFDTVKFVVK
- a CDS encoding sulfite exporter TauE/SafE family protein; this translates as MEIEIIALLCSIAFCAGFVDSIVGGGGLIQTPLSLATLPQLPVSTVIGTLKIPAFFGTALATSQYLKSIKIQWKLFGIMAVVAFISAYLGSKLLTIMDNDFMKPLLFVVLILLFIYTVFKKDFGQAKSRSITFKNSVIKGILIAFAVGMYDGFIGPATGTFFIVAFVSMLRMDFLQASATAKLVNLATNFGSICLFLVTGKIIWAIAIPMAIFNGLGGYIGAKFAMNKGNQFIRYIFMGIILLSIARFGYEVFTS